CGCCTGGTAGCCATCAGCGCTCTGGGAGTCCATGCTTATGTTGAACGATGTAAATCCCTGCTGCTTGAGAAGGGGTATGAGCCGATTGTTTTTCATTCAATCGGTACAGGTGGCCTGGAAAAACTTGTACGGGAGGGATATTTCAGCGGTACGCTGGATTTATCCTGCTACGAGATTGTAAACCACATATGCGGGGGTCTGATAAAAGGAGGCGACGAGAAATTCACCGCTGCATGCGAGATGGGAATCCCTCAGGTTATTTCTTCCGGCGGGCTCGATTTCTTTCCCTTGTCTGCGGCGCAGCCGATTCCAACTGAACTCAGGGAGAGAAGGATACTCTCGCACGGTATGGTGAACCTGATAAAGACAACCCCACAAGAACAGGAACAGATCGGTGCTCTGATGGCAGAGAAGATAAACAAGGCCATTGCACCTATAGTTGTTCTGGTTCCACTGGAGGGTTTTTCAAAACTGGATCATGATGAAGAAATGCCTTTTTACGATCCTGGAGCCGGCCGGAGGTTTGCAGGTATTCTGAGAGAAAGGGTGTCGAATGACCTTGTGGAGATTGAAGAGATTCATGCGCACATAAATGACCCAATCTTTTCCGAAAGAGCAACTGTTTTGCTACTTAGTAAAATGTGATAATTTCCAGCATTTGGAAGGAGGCGGCAATTTACTACTGCATAATTATTTAAGGAGGTAACACATGAAATATTCTACGCGAATACTTTTGTTGTTGGTTTGCAGTTGGGGGATGGTAGGTCTTGAACGTATGGTTATAGCCTTTGTAATGCCGGGGATCCAGCAGGATTTCAAACTGAACTATACACAAGTAGGAATGGTAATCTCCGCATTCGGTTTTGCATGGGCTATCGGAACCTGGGCTATGGGAAGCCTCTCCGATTATATTGGAAGACGTCTTGTTATTGTCGTTCTTATGATTTTTGGTGGAATATGTAGTTGGTTGACTGGAATTGCAGGGACTTTCGGGATTTTACTGATTATCCGTGCTGTGATGGGATTTGCGGAAGGTGGATTAGCGGGTCCGGCGTCTGCTACACTTGCGGAAGAATCACCGCCGCAAAGCCGGGGAAGAAACATGGGTTTAATGACCGGGTTCTTTGTACTTATCGGCGGCGCTCTTGGACCGATACTTAGTACGGGGCTCATGACATCCCTGGGATGGAGACCTGTGTTTTTTGTTTATGCCGTACCTGCAATAATCCTGGGGATTCTCTTATTCCTATTCATGCGGGAGCCTGCTTCCACATTAGCCATAATAAAAGCCCGGAAAGATGGGAAGACCAATCAGAAAAGACTGGATGGTACGGGACAAGAGGTCAGTTATTGGGGCATCTTTAAGTCACGGAATATTATCTTGATGATCTTTATCTGGACAGCTCAGATGGTTTGGCTCTGGCTCTTTACTACTTTCGGAGTAATGTTCATGATTAAAGTACACGGGTTGCCGCTCACCGCCGTAGGTATAGCCATGACCGGTTTTGGTATCGGAGCTTTCCTCGGTACATTTATCCTGGGAGTTGTCTCCGACCGTATCGGACGGAGAAAAGCAAACATGATTACCCTATTACTGGGTGGAATTCTTGGAGTTATATTTGCCTCTCTCGGTCCAGGGACTCCGTTGGTTGTCCTCTTCGGAACTATCCTTCTGTACTCTTTTGCTGCGTCAGGTGCTGGCGGTGTAAGCTGGGCTCTCATCACTGAGAGCGCCGGATTTCGCTTTGCTGCTACCGCTATCGGTATAGTGACAGGTATCGGGGAACTGTTAGGGGGGGGAATCTTCCCCGCCATAGGAGGAGGCATAGCCGATCGGTTGGGTATAGCTGCGACATTGTATTTAACAGGGTTCATTCTAATTTCTGCCGGAATTCTCAGCTTCTTCTTAAAAGAGACTCTCACCAGGAATAAGAATGTCCTTTCGCAATAACTAAATCAATAAGCCCCCGGCTCTGCCGGGGGATAAATAACTTCGTTACCTCGTTGCCCGGGTCCCTTCCGAGTACTATCTATGAATCCGAATAGGTATCAGTCGTTGTATGTGAGTCAAAGAAAGCTCGGCTACGACAACCTTTTTGTGGAAAACAGGAAGATTACATTTACCGGGAATGAATCCGAATAGGTATCAGCGGACTGCAAAAACAATAAACCTCCCCGATAAACACATCAAAGAGGTTTATTGTAAAGCAGAGTGGCGTTTATATAGTGTTTTTTTCCTAACGGAGTTTAAACCTCTGTATTTTACCTGTTACGCTTTTCGGGAGTTCACTGACAAATTCAACCCACCGCGGGTATTTGTATTTAGCCAGGCGGTCCAGCACCAACTGTTTGATATCCTTCTCTAATTCCTCAGATGCATTATAGCCGTCTCTTAGTACAACCCATGCCTTTGGTTTTACGAGGCTATTTTCATCGTTCCGGGCTGTCACGGCAACTTCGAATACAGCCGGATGCTCCATAATGCAATTCTCAACTTCAACAGGTGAAACCCATATGCCGCCCACCTTCAGCATGTCGTCGCCACGGCCCGCACAGAAGTAGTAGCCTTCTTTATCCATATAGTATTTATCGCCCGTATTGATCCACTCGCCCTGCATGGTGGCCTTTGTTTTCTCCCTTTTTCTCCAGTACTGCTGGGCAGCGCTCCCTCCTTTGACGAGGAGCATGCCTATTTCTCCCATAGGAACGTCCTGACCGTTATCGTCTACAAGTTTCAGTTCATACCCCGGCACAGGTTTCCCTGTAGAACCAGGTTTTACTTCCCCGGGAAGGTTGGCAATAAAAATGTGGAGCATCTCTGTTGTGCCTATACCGTCAATGATGTCGATGCCGAAACGTTTTTTCCAGCGATGGTAGATATCCGGAGGCAGCGCTTCTCCTGCTGAAACACAGATACGGACGGACGAAAATTCATGATTTGAGTTAGGATCAGGGGTAGCGCCCTTTTCCTCGTCCTGTTTTTCTTTATAATCCAACATCTGACCGTAAAGTGTCGGTATGCCGAAGAAAATGGTGGGGCGGAACTTTTCGAGGTATTGAAACATGCCTTCGGGTTTAGGTGACTGCGAGCTAAGCACAACCGAAGCGCCCACGGAGAACGGCAAATATCCCGAATTACCGAGACCGTACGCAAAGAAGAGCCGCGCTGCCGAGAAAAGGATGTCATCCTCTGTCAGTTTCAGTACACCCTGGCCGAAGGACTCTGAGACTGCCACCATATCATATTGTGAGTGTATGGCGCCCTTCGGAGCGCCTGTTGACCCTGAGCTGTAAAGCCAGAAGCCGACATCGTCTTTCATCGTAAACTCTGTTTTAATGGTCTCCGGCGCATGTCTGTATTTCTGCTTAAAGGGTATAAAGGCTCCCTCTTTTTCCGAGATTACGATCATATCACGGAGATAACGGAGATCCCCTTTTATTTTTGCGATAACAGGGATAAGCTGCTCAGAAACCACAAGGACCCTTGCCCTGCTGTCGTTCAGGTAATACTCGTAATCCTCAGGCGTAAGCATTGTATTGGTAGGTATCGGTACAGCCCCTATTTTAATAGCACCATAGAATATGGCATAAAACTGTGGAACATCCAGCATGATTATTATGACGCGGTCGTCAACGCGAACCCCCAGTTCGCGTAACGCGTTTGCTGTTTTGTTGGTCATTTTATGGATATCATTGTAAGTGTAGTTGCGTAATTCAGTATAGACGGCAATCTTATGACCTCGACCCTGGCGCACATTCCGGTCAATGAAATAATCCGCTGCGTTGAAGAATTCTGCCGAACCTCCATGAATCATGTTCCCTCCTTAATGCATGTGTTTTTGCACCACAGGCTTGCCCGTGGGAATCTATTGGGACTTTAATATCTCCAACATTTTTTCTACTTGATATCCTGATTGTTCGGCAATAAGTTGTAATTGATTTATGATGCTGTAACATCCGGCGATTTCTCCGGTGCGTTCTGTTTCTGTTTTCTGCGGGTCTGCAAGGAGATTGATTACGGCAATCAGCAGCATATAGAGCAGAAGCTGCTCGAATGCCTCTTTGCTGAACCAGAGAATATCTTTGTAATTGTTTATTTGTATAAATTGTCTGACGTTGATATCGCCTGATATATGTTCCATGAAGGAGCGCTTTATTTCTTCCTCTGTTGCCCCGTACCAGTGCTGATAAACAATGAGAGCCTTTATCACTGCTAAGGACTGCAAAACATTCTCCTCGTCAAATCCGAGATTTTTAAATGTATCTTCCATGATCTGCCGGAAAAGCAACTCATCCATCCAGACAAGACTCAACTCTTCGTAACCGGTTTCTTTATTGATCTTTCCCAGACTGTGGGTAAATAGCCAGCCGCACAGTACATGCAAGACGTCCCGATCCTTTACCAGCCGTCGATGGATATATCTGAGAGCCTTTTTATATGTTTCCGATGCTGTTGTCTCAAGGTTGCGCTGGAGTGCAGGTAATTGGAGGATTATTTCAAGGGCATGGGCAATTTCATCGGCAACCAATTTCTCGTTGCAGGAACCGTTGGTATATTTTTTGACTTCGCTGAGAAAATACACAATATTTTGTGCAGTTGCAGTGATAAATTCCTGCGGCAGGGGTTTTATTTTTTGCATGGAAGCTTCCAGGTATATATCCGATATCTTCCGGAATGTCCCAGCATCGATCAGTTCCCTGAACGAGTTATGCATGAGCAGCATAAGTATTTTCTTCAATTCCTCCTCGATACTTATAACTCCCTGTCCTCCGAGACGTGCAGTCAGACTGGAGTAATGACGCCATTCATTGTCGTAAACTTCATGAAAATCAGTGAAAACATGGCAGGTGTAAGGGCCGAGTTCTATGTAGAACCCTTTTTCATGAAGTTCCCTGTTTTCCAGAATATATTCGAGATTGGAAATATGGTCCCGGAAGATTATGAAACAGCCTTCGCCTGTTCCAGGGGCAAGCCCGTCGCCTACGTTTTTTTGCACCAGTTCACGCTCACTATCAGACCCTTTTTTGACAGAATATGATGCAGATGTTTTTATCCACCCGCTCACGGTATTGTTTTTATTGTGGTAAATAACAAGGGTTGCTTCGTTTTCAAACCTGTTTGAGTATGCAAATACGTCTTCGTTGACGTAACCGCTGTGTGTGAAAAAGTCAAATAAAAGGAAGCATTCTACCCCGGCAAAGAGGTATCTCCGGTGGAGGAGTGGAAAGATTTCGCGCTGGTGCCTTTCAAGAAGATATGGATCAGGCATTTCATCCTTGTATGCCCGTCTGTACTCCATTCCATATTTTTCTGCAAAACCTTCAATCTGGCCATGGCCGAACATAGGCAAGCCAGGCATGGTTGCCATTAAAATACAAACACCGAAATATTTATTATCTTTTCCAAACTGATCAACGGCTGTCCGTTCATCCGGGTTATTCATGAAATTGACAAGTCGCCGCAGGATTTCCGGATCAAACTCAAGAATATTTTTTATTACAGCGCGGTACCCGGTGTTGTCTTCATCTCTCAACATATTCATAAAGGCGCTGTTATATACCCGGTGCATACCGAGTGTACGGACAAAATATCCCTCCAGAAGCCAGAAGGCTTCCGCCAATAGCAGCGTGTCCGGTGCTTCGGCTGCAACCCTGTCTACCACTTCACGCCAGAACTCATCCGGCATAAGGGTATTAAATTCACCTTTTGTTAGACCGTATTCTGCCCGTGTCGGTATGGCCCCGCCCGAACCCGGCTCAGGAAACCAGAGACGCTGATAGTGTTTTTTTGTTAACGTCATTGCTGCATCAAAACGGATAACAGGAAATTTTCCTGCAACATACAGGATTGCCTGGATCATTGCCTCACGGACTTCCGGGTTGAGATAATTGAGTTGTGCCGTATCATTCCACGGCATACTTGTCCCGTCATTACCGTGATACACGTATTTTTCACTGCCTGTCCACCGGTCAGTGCGCTTGAATACAACTGCTGCATCGGTACGATTATAGTAATGATCCTCGATATTGATACCCACCCTCTCATCAGGTGATAAGTCCTGACCGTTAAAAGCATACCAGGGGAAAGGGCTGTAATCTAACGAGATAAACCAGTCAGGGTGTTCTATCAACCATTTTGAATGTATACCGACATGGTTGGGCACCATATCGCTGGCAAGACGGATGCCTTTTTCCCATGCCCTGTTTTTAAGCGTTTCGTAGGCCTCTTCCCCTCCCAGGTCTGCTGCAATTGCATAGTCAAAAAGGGAATATGCAGAAGGTACCGCATCGGCGTTGCCGCATAGCTGCTTGATTTTCTGTGAAACCTGACTGCGCTCCCAGATGCCGATCAGCCATAAACCTGTAAATCCCTGTTTTTCCAGAAGGCTCAACTCTTCTTCCGGGATATGGTCGAGGCGGGTAACAGGATGGCCATACTTTTTCGAAAGCTGATCAAGCCACACATAAATATTTTTTGCCATCAGGATCAGTCTCGGCATCCACTCCTTATCAGGACTGAAGCGTTCGGTTTCGGCAAGTTCCAATCCGGTGAACTCAAAACGACTGGAAGGCCCTGGACCCGTAAATGATATCTTTTCCTCTTCTTTTATGAGATCAAATGTGCTGAGCAGCCGACGCACAAACTTGTGTACGATTTTACCCCAATGTTCCCTGATATATTCAAGCTGTCCCTGCAAAGAATTTGGAACCTCGATTGCCGGGCTGCGAAGCATATCAATCAGATTTTGATTATCAGGGCCGAAGGCCGGTTCATTGTCTAAGAATTCTTTTAAATCTGAAATGATCTCAAGATAGATTGTTTCTTTTTTTATCGCAATATCGCTAAAAAGCTCAGAAAAAGGAAAAAATGCCGGATTCATATTGGCAAGCCAGAGCATGAGCATTTCTTCCAGCACTAAATGACGGTTAGGTGTATTGGCTATGGTTTCATTGAGATAGGCTTCAACAGTAATTTGCTGTCTGTATACGGCGACAGCCGGAAACTCTTCAGCAAAAGCATATAGCGCCTTATCCACCTTTTCATGGCCATGTCTTTGGTTCAGCCAATCAAGGGATCGCCCGATGACTCCAGGGTTTACCTGCGTGCAATAAAGTGCAACCACGTGATGGAGTATCTCGTCTATCAGCCCCATTGCATTGATCTGTCCTGCTTTAACAGCCTGTTCCGGGAAATTGGCCAGATCTTTTTTACGGTTTATCTTCTGGGCAAATATGCGTGCGGCATGAAAATTTGCAAAGATTGTATTGCCGGTTATGGAAAAAAGGGAGTCATCGAAATGGTAGCGATCCCTTGCCTTACGGGATATATGAAATTCCATTTTTGACGATCGGGTCATAAGTATTAGCACATGCTAACACAGGTGTGTATGGCAGTCAACATACCATTAACAGCAAGGAGCGCAGAACAGAAATATGAGCAGTTTCATGGCAGAAGGTCAATTCTTGAACCTTCTCAATTCCCCATATCTTCTCAATTTTTCATCTATCGTTAATTAGTGTATAAATGTAAGTTAAATAGGGAAAATAGGAAAATCATATGACATTGCTAATCGGTGAACTTTTAGTTAAGATGGGTCTGATTAATGAGAAGCGGCCTAAAGACGCACTGAAGGCCCAGATAGCTGAGGGTAGGAGAATCGGCGAGGTCCTGATAAAGCTGGGGTTAGTTTCTGAAGTAGATATCCTTAAGGCTCTGTCACAGCAATTCGGTATTCCTTTGATTGATATGGAACACACTGAAATAGAAGAAATTGTCATCAAATTGATCTCCTTAAACACAGCGAAAAGATTTTCCGTCATCCCTGTGAAAAAGAGCCGGAATATCCTTACCATCGCAATTTCCGACCCCACAAGAGCTTTTGACCTGAAAGAATTACAGATGCTGACAGGCTGCGATATTGAGCCTGTTCTTACAACGGAAGCGTTGATTGAGGAGGCCATAATAAAATATTATGAAAGCTCACATAACGTAGAGTTGAATAAATTTATAGCAGATTTTGGCATGCCAAAAGACACATCCCTGGAGATACTTGAAGAAGAGAAAAAAGATATTGCAAGCCTTGAATTTCTTTTCGGGTTGTATCCCCCGCTGCTTGCGGCGGGGTAGTTTATTCTAAGGCGAATGCTGCCGAGATAAGAAACAGGGCTGTCGAAGAGGGTATACTTACCCTGCGAAAGAGTTTTTTAGAACTTTAATTCCAGATTTATCATATCTCCTCTCCGGAATTTCATTTTGTCGAAGAATCTTAGGAGATCCCGTTTTTTCCAATCAACAAATACATATATGGTGTCCACGCCCACTTTCCTGAACATAGAAAACATCTCTTTAAAAAGAAGTTGAGCAATCCCCTTTTTCTGGTATTCCTTTGCTACACCGAGAGTGTCTATTAATGCTATGTTATCCGGTATTCCGTATTCCCAGCCGCTAACATCACCCAGAATAAAACCGATAACTCTTCCTCCGATTTCTGCTGCCAGTGAAGGCACACCGGAAATCTCAGCCCTTTCAAGTTTCTGTTCCCAGTATTTTATTCTTTTCTTACCCAGCAAAGAATAGTCAATCTCTGCAACTGCATCGAGATCTCTTAATGTTAAAATCCTTAACTTTACCGGTTCCATGAGATTAATGCTCCCATTTTCCGTTTAATTATATGTATGAAGTATAGCAAAGTAAAACGGCTTGTCAAGGTGTTGAAAATTTATTCTCATAGAAAATTCAATCAATAGATTCCTCGAAGCTCTGCTGCGGGGAGGTTTGTTTATATTATGGTTAGTTTGCTGCTGATCCTGGTAGTATAGTCGAAGAATGAAATTTCACAGAAAGGCAAATTTATAATTTAATAATAAGAAAAAGGCCAAATAGCTATTGTGCCGATTACCTGCCCCTTTAAATTCAGGCCAATCTGTGCTATACTTGTTTACATGAAGACGATATGCACGAACAGGAAGGCTTACCATGAGTTCCATATTGAAGACAAATTTGAGACAGGTCTTGTATTGACAGGCACGGAGGTAAAATCCCTTCGCGAGGGCAAGGCAAACCTGAAGGACAGTTTCGCAAAAATAAGAGATGGTGAGCTTTTTCTTGTAAATGCCCATATAAGTCCCTACTCATGCGGGAATATATATAATCATGAACCGAAAAGGGAACGGAAGCTCCTTATGCATAAACGGGAACTCTCGAAACTTTTCGGGAAAGTAAAGGAAAGGGGTTTTACGCTCGTACCTTTATCTATGTATTTCAATGACAGAAATATGGTAAAGATGGAGATTGCCCTTGCCAAGGGTAAAACCCTGTATGACAAGAGGGAAAGCATAAAGAGGAAAGACGAAAAAAGGGTTGCTGAAAGGGAACTGAGGTCGAGATGATAGTAGGCTTTGGATTGAGAATTTTCGATTACTCTGAACTGCGGCTATTTTTTTGTGAACTAAATATAAAGGGGGCGATTGGCTTCGACAGGGAAGTGAGGGTCATAGAGGCATGCCGGGCTACTGCTTACCCGAAACTAAGCGGAAACTAAAACAACTGCAGACTCTTTTGAGTACGCACTAGCCGCTTAGAGCGGCTACATCATCCGGACTTTCTGCCTGCTTCAAGTCCGTGTATGGTGTGATACAAGCAGGATAGTCTCTCTGGATGCCTATGCAGGGCGGCGAAACTAATAGGCTGGGATGATGAAAAACCTGTCAGCGGGTGCTTCATCGTCTGAGACTTAAATCACTGACTAAGCATGTAGGCTCTCTGGTGCCTTCTTTTTTGGACGCGGGTTCGATTCCCGCCGCCTCCACCATTTGATAATCCAACGTAGTCCGATGAAGTACAAAAACCCGTTAGAAATAGCGGGTTT
The Pseudomonadota bacterium genome window above contains:
- a CDS encoding Tm-1-like ATP-binding domain-containing protein; the protein is MDKTVKNIVIIVTLDTKGEEALYVKELIKKRGHNPLVMDIGIRGKVPFRPDFPREEEAIAAGRTLQELGIDMGTYSSTLSVMALGASKIMEDLIAGRKMDALLSIGGGLGTTQALEAMRKLPVNIPKLALSTVAFAGGINIEMVSIDQGMIQSPADLWGVNRITKMILRRAAGAICGMAEEQEETEAEGKRLVAISALGVHAYVERCKSLLLEKGYEPIVFHSIGTGGLEKLVREGYFSGTLDLSCYEIVNHICGGLIKGGDEKFTAACEMGIPQVISSGGLDFFPLSAAQPIPTELRERRILSHGMVNLIKTTPQEQEQIGALMAEKINKAIAPIVVLVPLEGFSKLDHDEEMPFYDPGAGRRFAGILRERVSNDLVEIEEIHAHINDPIFSERATVLLLSKM
- a CDS encoding MFS transporter; this encodes MKYSTRILLLLVCSWGMVGLERMVIAFVMPGIQQDFKLNYTQVGMVISAFGFAWAIGTWAMGSLSDYIGRRLVIVVLMIFGGICSWLTGIAGTFGILLIIRAVMGFAEGGLAGPASATLAEESPPQSRGRNMGLMTGFFVLIGGALGPILSTGLMTSLGWRPVFFVYAVPAIILGILLFLFMREPASTLAIIKARKDGKTNQKRLDGTGQEVSYWGIFKSRNIILMIFIWTAQMVWLWLFTTFGVMFMIKVHGLPLTAVGIAMTGFGIGAFLGTFILGVVSDRIGRRKANMITLLLGGILGVIFASLGPGTPLVVLFGTILLYSFAASGAGGVSWALITESAGFRFAATAIGIVTGIGELLGGGIFPAIGGGIADRLGIAATLYLTGFILISAGILSFFLKETLTRNKNVLSQ
- a CDS encoding benzoate-CoA ligase family protein, with amino-acid sequence MIHGGSAEFFNAADYFIDRNVRQGRGHKIAVYTELRNYTYNDIHKMTNKTANALRELGVRVDDRVIIIMLDVPQFYAIFYGAIKIGAVPIPTNTMLTPEDYEYYLNDSRARVLVVSEQLIPVIAKIKGDLRYLRDMIVISEKEGAFIPFKQKYRHAPETIKTEFTMKDDVGFWLYSSGSTGAPKGAIHSQYDMVAVSESFGQGVLKLTEDDILFSAARLFFAYGLGNSGYLPFSVGASVVLSSQSPKPEGMFQYLEKFRPTIFFGIPTLYGQMLDYKEKQDEEKGATPDPNSNHEFSSVRICVSAGEALPPDIYHRWKKRFGIDIIDGIGTTEMLHIFIANLPGEVKPGSTGKPVPGYELKLVDDNGQDVPMGEIGMLLVKGGSAAQQYWRKREKTKATMQGEWINTGDKYYMDKEGYYFCAGRGDDMLKVGGIWVSPVEVENCIMEHPAVFEVAVTARNDENSLVKPKAWVVLRDGYNASEELEKDIKQLVLDRLAKYKYPRWVEFVSELPKSVTGKIQRFKLR
- a CDS encoding alpha-amylase family glycosyl hydrolase, with protein sequence MEFHISRKARDRYHFDDSLFSITGNTIFANFHAARIFAQKINRKKDLANFPEQAVKAGQINAMGLIDEILHHVVALYCTQVNPGVIGRSLDWLNQRHGHEKVDKALYAFAEEFPAVAVYRQQITVEAYLNETIANTPNRHLVLEEMLMLWLANMNPAFFPFSELFSDIAIKKETIYLEIISDLKEFLDNEPAFGPDNQNLIDMLRSPAIEVPNSLQGQLEYIREHWGKIVHKFVRRLLSTFDLIKEEEKISFTGPGPSSRFEFTGLELAETERFSPDKEWMPRLILMAKNIYVWLDQLSKKYGHPVTRLDHIPEEELSLLEKQGFTGLWLIGIWERSQVSQKIKQLCGNADAVPSAYSLFDYAIAADLGGEEAYETLKNRAWEKGIRLASDMVPNHVGIHSKWLIEHPDWFISLDYSPFPWYAFNGQDLSPDERVGINIEDHYYNRTDAAVVFKRTDRWTGSEKYVYHGNDGTSMPWNDTAQLNYLNPEVREAMIQAILYVAGKFPVIRFDAAMTLTKKHYQRLWFPEPGSGGAIPTRAEYGLTKGEFNTLMPDEFWREVVDRVAAEAPDTLLLAEAFWLLEGYFVRTLGMHRVYNSAFMNMLRDEDNTGYRAVIKNILEFDPEILRRLVNFMNNPDERTAVDQFGKDNKYFGVCILMATMPGLPMFGHGQIEGFAEKYGMEYRRAYKDEMPDPYLLERHQREIFPLLHRRYLFAGVECFLLFDFFTHSGYVNEDVFAYSNRFENEATLVIYHNKNNTVSGWIKTSASYSVKKGSDSERELVQKNVGDGLAPGTGEGCFIIFRDHISNLEYILENRELHEKGFYIELGPYTCHVFTDFHEVYDNEWRHYSSLTARLGGQGVISIEEELKKILMLLMHNSFRELIDAGTFRKISDIYLEASMQKIKPLPQEFITATAQNIVYFLSEVKKYTNGSCNEKLVADEIAHALEIILQLPALQRNLETTASETYKKALRYIHRRLVKDRDVLHVLCGWLFTHSLGKINKETGYEELSLVWMDELLFRQIMEDTFKNLGFDEENVLQSLAVIKALIVYQHWYGATEEEIKRSFMEHISGDINVRQFIQINNYKDILWFSKEAFEQLLLYMLLIAVINLLADPQKTETERTGEIAGCYSIINQLQLIAEQSGYQVEKMLEILKSQ
- a CDS encoding GNAT family N-acetyltransferase, translating into MEPVKLRILTLRDLDAVAEIDYSLLGKKRIKYWEQKLERAEISGVPSLAAEIGGRVIGFILGDVSGWEYGIPDNIALIDTLGVAKEYQKKGIAQLLFKEMFSMFRKVGVDTIYVFVDWKKRDLLRFFDKMKFRRGDMINLELKF
- the smpB gene encoding SsrA-binding protein SmpB gives rise to the protein MKTICTNRKAYHEFHIEDKFETGLVLTGTEVKSLREGKANLKDSFAKIRDGELFLVNAHISPYSCGNIYNHEPKRERKLLMHKRELSKLFGKVKERGFTLVPLSMYFNDRNMVKMEIALAKGKTLYDKRESIKRKDEKRVAERELRSR